A stretch of the Nitratifractor salsuginis DSM 16511 genome encodes the following:
- the ychF gene encoding redox-regulated ATPase YchF, giving the protein MGLGIGLVGLPNVGKSTTFNALTKAQNAESANYPFCTIEPNKAVVPVPDPRLDELARIVNPERIQYSTLDFVDIAGLVKGASKGEGLGNKFLSNIRETEVILQIVRCFEDENITHVEGSIDPVRDIEIIETELLLADMDALEKRIAALQRRAKGNDREAKAQLEVAQKLLEHLENEQPVSTFEDQENDAFKQLVRDLRFLTAKEIMYGANVNEEGLAEDNEYVQALKAYAAERNREVIKLCAKIEEEMVEFDEEEKQEMLESLGVEESGLDQIIRKGFEKLGLMSYFTAGVKEVRAWTIKQGTTAPKAAAVIHNDFEKGFIRAEVISYEDFVKYGGEAGAKEAGKMRLEGKDYIVQDGDVMHFRFNV; this is encoded by the coding sequence ATGGGCTTAGGAATCGGACTGGTGGGGCTGCCCAATGTGGGCAAATCCACAACCTTCAACGCGCTGACCAAGGCGCAGAACGCCGAGAGCGCCAACTACCCTTTCTGTACCATCGAACCCAACAAAGCCGTCGTCCCGGTCCCCGACCCGCGTCTGGATGAGCTGGCCAGGATCGTCAACCCCGAGCGGATCCAGTACTCCACGCTGGATTTCGTGGACATCGCCGGGCTGGTCAAAGGGGCCAGCAAAGGCGAAGGGCTCGGGAACAAATTCCTCTCCAACATCCGTGAAACGGAGGTGATCCTCCAGATCGTCCGCTGTTTCGAAGATGAGAACATCACCCACGTCGAAGGCTCCATCGACCCCGTCCGGGATATCGAGATCATCGAGACCGAACTGCTCCTGGCCGATATGGATGCCCTGGAAAAACGTATCGCCGCCCTGCAGCGCCGGGCAAAAGGAAACGACCGGGAAGCCAAAGCCCAGCTCGAAGTGGCCCAGAAACTTCTGGAACACCTCGAAAATGAGCAGCCCGTCTCCACCTTCGAAGATCAGGAGAACGACGCCTTCAAACAGCTGGTGCGGGATCTGCGTTTCCTGACGGCCAAAGAGATTATGTACGGCGCCAACGTCAACGAAGAGGGCCTCGCCGAAGACAACGAGTATGTCCAGGCCCTCAAAGCCTACGCCGCCGAGCGCAACCGCGAAGTGATCAAGCTCTGCGCCAAGATCGAAGAGGAGATGGTGGAGTTCGACGAGGAGGAGAAGCAGGAGATGCTCGAATCCCTGGGCGTCGAAGAGTCGGGCCTCGATCAGATCATCCGCAAGGGCTTCGAAAAACTGGGGCTGATGAGCTACTTCACCGCCGGGGTCAAAGAGGTCCGCGCCTGGACCATCAAACAGGGCACCACCGCCCCCAAAGCCGCCGCGGTGATCCACAACGACTTCGAAAAAGGCTTCATCCGCGCCGAAGTGATCAGTTACGAAGATTTCGTCAAATACGGCGGAGAAGCGGGCGCCAAAGAGGCGGGCAAAATGCGCCTGGAGGGCAAGGATTATATCGTCCAGGACGGCGATGTGATGCACTTCCGTTTCAATGTCTGA